A window of Aquibium oceanicum genomic DNA:
AGCAGGCCGACGGGCACCGCGCGCGCGGCGCGCGCTTCCTCGGCGCGCATCGTCCATGAGCGGTAGCAGGTCTCGCCGATCGCATCGAAGGTCTCGCCCGGCTTCAGGTCACGCTTGGCGACGGCGCAGACTTCGGCGACCGGCCGCGGCAGCGGCACCATGTCGGGTTTGCCGGTCAGCATGATGCGCGCGGCGGTCAGCGGCACTTCCAGCGAAGTCAGATGGTAGGGCCGGTGGAAAGCGTAGTACGGCCCTATGCCCACATGCAGATCGTCCATGCGCTCTATGATCCGCGGATGCGTCGCCTCGACCACCACGAAGACGCCGGGCGCGACGCCCTTTCCGATCGTGTAGTCGACCACGCCCTTGCGCGACAGCACGCCGCCGTCAGCGCGCGGGATCAGTACCTTTGCGAGTTCGTCCCGGCCGGCGTTCGGTCCGTGCATGCCCGGCACGTCGGGCACGAGGCCGGTCGCGTTGGCGATCGCGCACATCTCGACCATGGTCTTGGAGCCGTCCACGAACTCGACCAGCATGCGCGGGTTCATGTTGCGCCGCGTCGCCTCCTCGACATAGTCGTCGGGCACGGCGTCGTGGTTGAGCGGATTGTTCTTGCCCTTGCCGGCGGACACGATGGTGTAGCCGAGGGCGGAGGCGAACTCGATCAGTTCCATGCACGAGGAAGGCTCGTCTCCGGCGCCGACCGAATAGACCACGCCCAGCCGGTCCGCCTCGTGCTTGAGGTAAGGGCCGATGGTGACGTCGGCCTCGACGTTCATCATCACGACGTGCTTGCCGTTTTCCATCGCCATCAGATCGAAATCGGCCGCCACGCCGGGCTTGCCGGTGGCGTCGATCACCACGTCGATCAGCGGGTTCGTCACGAGCAGTTCGTTCGATGTGATGCCGATCCGTCCGGCTTCTATCGCCGCGGTGAGGCTCGAAGGCGTATCCGCCTCGCGCGCCATCGCCTCGTCGCCATATGCGATGCGGATGGCGTCGCGGGCGGTGTGCGGGCGACGGGTGGAGATGGCGCAGATCTCGACGCCCTTCATCAGCATGCCCTGGGTCACCAGGTCGGTTCCCATCTCCCCGGAGCCGATGACGCCGATGCGCACCGGGCGTCCCTCTTCGGCCCTGCGGGCGAGATCCCGGGCTAGGCCCGTCAAAACGACATTGGTCATGCGAATTCCGGGTAAGGCAGTGTCATGGCGGGCAGTTAGCAGATTTGCGGCTGCGATTGTCAAACGAACACGGGAACGCGTTCGAC
This region includes:
- a CDS encoding NAD(P)H-dependent oxidoreductase; this translates as MTNVVLTGLARDLARRAEEGRPVRIGVIGSGEMGTDLVTQGMLMKGVEICAISTRRPHTARDAIRIAYGDEAMAREADTPSSLTAAIEAGRIGITSNELLVTNPLIDVVIDATGKPGVAADFDLMAMENGKHVVMMNVEADVTIGPYLKHEADRLGVVYSVGAGDEPSSCMELIEFASALGYTIVSAGKGKNNPLNHDAVPDDYVEEATRRNMNPRMLVEFVDGSKTMVEMCAIANATGLVPDVPGMHGPNAGRDELAKVLIPRADGGVLSRKGVVDYTIGKGVAPGVFVVVEATHPRIIERMDDLHVGIGPYYAFHRPYHLTSLEVPLTAARIMLTGKPDMVPLPRPVAEVCAVAKRDLKPGETFDAIGETCYRSWTMRAEEARAARAVPVGLLEAGKVLKAVRKGELLTADNAAPDRSTRLWALRQRQDEMLHGNAG